The proteins below come from a single Rosa rugosa chromosome 2, drRosRugo1.1, whole genome shotgun sequence genomic window:
- the LOC133730231 gene encoding F-box/kelch-repeat protein At3g06240-like: MIISDPKFGKSHLQLASQLRTLRRKVLVTSYPKLRDPGPISYSRFGSFSKLPPRFQSLEDDFSVKNFTIPCEKSKDIRVMASCNGLVLLGESDNCIDYKNLSIWNLSTGFFRNLPGPSFLATSRQSSNDEYLFFVYYGFGHVSASDDYKLVFIKPALDVLPEVHVFSLRANIWKVITTPYSSWPNWGCGQGTLLNGAIHWVIRRRNENWDQVIYAFDLAEERFRQVPLPPVLWENEDDRNPTEIKTLVHLGGSLCILSRELFHRRNGEVWAMTRYGVPESWVKLFQFNVHDLPDVFSRSYSRWDMCFITESDTMVLILNKELFWIECRNEEKPICSGRYRVEEVQPEVPECSFYVVAAVYDETLVSVTE, translated from the coding sequence ATGATCATTTCTGATCCTAAATTTGGAAAATCTCACCTCCAACTAGCTTCACAGCTGAGAACCCTCCGTAGAAAAGTCCTCGTCACCTCCTACCCTAAACTCAGAGATCCAGGTCCAATTTCCTATTCTCGTTTCGGTAGCTTTTCGAAGCTACCCCCTCGTTTTCAATCGTTAgaggatgacttttcagttAAAAATTTCACCATCCCATGTGAGAAGAGTAAGGATATAAGAGTAATGGCCTCCTGCAACGGTTTGGTACTTCTAGGCGAAAGCGATAATTGTATTGATTACAAAAACTTGTCTATCTGGAACCTGTCGACTGGATTCTTCCGCAACCTACCTGGTCCAAGTTTCCTGGCGACGTCAAGACAATCATCCAATGATGAGTACCTGTTCTTTGTATATTATGGTTTTGGTCATGTGTCCGCCAGTGACGACTACAAACTTGTTTTCATAAAACCTGCCCTTGATGTTCTACCGGAAGTCCATGTCTTCTCTCTGAGAGCCAACATTTGGAAAGTTATTACAACTCCCTACTCGTCATGGCCGAACTGGGGTTGTGGACAGGGGACGCTTTTGAATGGAGCAATTCACTGGGTCATTCGCCGTAGAAATGAGAATTGGGACCAAGTTATATATGCGTTTGATTTGGCAGAGGAGCGGTTTCGGCAAGTGCCATTGCCGCCTGTTTTGTGGGAAAATGAAGATGACAGGAATCCGACTGAGATAAAAACTCTCGTTCATTTAGGAGGATCCCTTTGCATCTTGTCTCGGGAGCTTTTTCATCGCAGGAACGGTGAGGTTTGGGCTATGACACGGTATGGGGTGCCTGAATCTTGGGTGAAACTCTTTCAATTTAATGTTCACGATCTCCCAGATGTCTTTTCTAGATCATACAGTAGATGGGATATGTGTTTCATTACAGAAAGCGATACAATGGTGTTAATACTGAATAAGGAGTTGTTTTGGATTGAATGCCGTAATGAAGAGAAGCCGATCTGCAGCGGACGGTATAGGGTGGAGGAGGTGCAACCTGAGGTGCCCGAGTGTTCGTTTTATGTTGTCGCGGCCGTATATGATGAAACTCTAGTTTCTGTAACTGAATGA
- the LOC133734582 gene encoding uncharacterized protein LOC133734582 has translation MFSLGRVFIKVKIMLDWDPNGKQGPMTPLPDLVTIHQPKDDELISLSGGHQKLKQHLFWSQLMLFFSCFQEDAVKQLQSLQKEIQDSMNELEEMRPLYENQVMREKEMTKGYVLSTHALSSPFQRHSIWCNTITKEKAGLNESQWIVSRGVSE, from the exons ATGTTCTCCTTAGGCAGGGTGTTCATTAAGGTCAAGATCATGCTTGACTGGGATCCCAATGGCAAGCAAGGACCCATGACTCCTCTACCTGATCTTGTTACAATCCACCAACCAAAGGATGATGAATTGATCAGTTTGTCAGGCGGGCACCAGAAATTGAAGCAGCACCTATTTTGGTCCCAACTGATGTTgttcttttcatgtttccagGAGGATGCTGTGAAACAACTACAAAGTCTGCAGAAAGAAATTCAGGATTCAATGAATGAGCTTGAGGAGATGAGACCTCTGTATGAGAATCAAGTCATGAGGGAAAAGGAGATGACAAAGGG TTATGTGTTATCTACACATGCTCTATCAAGTCCATTCCAACGTCACTCTATTTGGTGCAATACAATTACAAAAGAGAAGGCAGGCTTGAATGAATCGCAGTGGATAGTAAGTAGAGGGGTGAGTGAGTGA
- the LOC133730230 gene encoding F-box/kelch-repeat protein At3g23880-like translates to MSMSKTQEESFDLHEDVIVKILCRLPVKSLIRFTCVSKRWRSIIISDPQFGKSHLQLASQKGTLRRKLLISTYPTVKTVEGQIPDSFEDNMPWLPSQFQSFQGYSSVNNLTFPSVEKSQRVLASCNGLVLLGESYKSSFKNLSIWNPSTGFFRKIPSPSFGRDMKKSTEKKKNRSFLYHGFGQVSASDDYKLVFIKPALGDFVDVHVFSLRANVWKVIKAPSSLTGSIDGQGTLSNGAIHWVNYPIDGKMDRTLFDPTMVAFNLAEEEFRQVPLPVLNQNEGGMYLNLRHVRIQILLGGCLCVWSRDLYANSEFWVMREYGVPESWVKLIQFGRLDSPAEFTSWDPSYVTEGGIVMIKLPDKKELVWIECHQGESPVCSAHYRLEEVPGCTIFDATVYDETLVSVPE, encoded by the coding sequence ATGTCAATGTCAAAGACACAAGAGGAGAGCTTTGATCTCCATGAAGATGTTATAGTGAAAATTCTTTGCCGGTTGCCGGTCAAGTCCTTGATCCGGTTCACTTGTGTGTCGAAACGATGGCGTTCTATTATCATTTCTGATCCTCAATTTGGCAAGTCTCACCTTCAACTAGCATCACAGAAGGGAACCCTCCGTCGAAAACTCCTCATCTCCACCTACCCTACAGTTAAAACCGTAGAAGGTCAAATTCCCGATAGTTTTGAAGATAACATGCCCTGGTTGCCctctcaatttcaatccttccaAGGTTATTCTTCAGTCAATAATCTCACCTTCCCATCGGTGGAGAAGAGCCAACGAGTACTGGCCTCGTGCAATGGTTTGGTACTTCTAGGCGAATCCTATAAAAGTTCTTTTAAGAACTTGTCTATCTGGAATCCATCAACTGGATTTTTCCGCAAAATACCTAGTCCAAGTTTTGGGCGTGACAtgaaaaaatcaacagagaagaaaaagaaccgTAGCTTTTTATATCATGGTTTTGGTCAAGTTTCAGCCTCTGACGACTACAAGCTTGTTTTCATAAAACCTGCCCTTGGTGATTTTGTGGATGTTCATGTCTTCTCACTCAGAGCCAACGTTTGGAAAGTTATTAAAGCTCCCTCTTCATTGACCGGCTCGATTGACGGACAGGGGACTCTTTCAAATGGAGCGATTCATTGGGTCAACTATCCCATAGATGGTAAAATGGATCGAACTTTGTTTGACCCAACTATGGTTGCTTTTAATTTAGCAGAGGAGGAGTTCCGGCAAGTGCCATTGCCTGTTCTCAACCAAAATGAAGGTGGCATGTATCTGAATCTGAGACATGTAAGAATTCAGATTCTTTTAGGAGGATGCCTTTGTGTATGGTCTCGGGATCTTTATGCGAATAGTGAATTTTGGGTGATGAGAGAGTATGGTGTGCCTGAATCTTGGGTTAAACTCATTCAATTTGGTCGACTTGATTCACCAGCTGAGTTCACTAGCTGGGATCCTAGTTACGTTACAGAAGGCGGTATTGTTATGATCAAACTGCCTGACAAGAAGGAGTTGGTCTGGATTGAATGCCATCAAGGAGAGAGTCCAGTCTGCAGCGCCCACTATAGACTTGAGGAGGTGCCTGGGTGTACGATATTTGACGCGACTGTATATGATGAAACTTTAGTTTCGGTACCTGAATGA
- the LOC133733701 gene encoding cold shock domain-containing protein 3-like, with translation MAAKGSSYRGNTNSQFSGSSSNYNGDKGKTVWSDNSSKQQSWPHNGKFSQGEGSNGGGAKSYNGMECQICGKKGHNANNCYQHIECHICHKKGHIASKCFQNPANNQGAEYRNNIGVSPECQICSKKGHTAINCFYRGDIPPDHPSRSVVVCQICGLKGHVALNCHHRSNYAYQGSELPASLTAMTAHTQYTGASSSNPSNDNNSEVWIGDTGATHHMTSDLRNLSIAHPFDSNNTITIGQGIKSSSVQRQE, from the exons ATGGCTGCCAAAGGATCTTCTTACAGAGGGAATACTAATTCACAATTCTCTGGATCATCTAGCAACTACAATGGTGACAAGGGAAAGACAGTTTGGAGTGATAATAGCTCAAAACAACAATCTTGGCCTCACAATGGAAAGTTTTCTCAGGGAGAAGGGTCCAATGGAGGTGGTGCTAAGAGCTATAATGGTATGGAGTGTCAAATCTGTGGTAAGAAGGGACACAATGCAAACAATTGCTATCAACATATTGAGTGTCATATTTGCCACAAGAAGGGCCACATTGCTAGCAAGTGTTTTCAGAATCCTGCCAACAATCAAGGAGCTGAGTATAGAAACAACATTGGTGTTTCTCCTGAATGCCAGATCTGTAGTAAGAAGGGTCATACAGCCATTAACTGTTTCTATCGAGGAGATATACCTCCTGATCATCCCTCCCGATCTGTTGTAGTATGTCAAATTTGTGGACTCAAGGGACATGTTGCACTCAACTGTCACCACAGGAGCAACTATGCTTACCAAGGTTCTGAGCTTCCTGCTTCCCTCACTGCCATGACAGCTCACACTCAATACACTGGTGCAAGTTCTTCAAATCCTTCTAATGACAATAATTCTGAAGTGTGGATTGGAGACACTGGTGCTACACATCACATGACATCTGATTTGAGGAATCTCTCAATTGCTCATCCCTTTGATTCCAACAATACAATTACCATTG GACAAGGCATCAAAAGCTCTTCTGTACAAAGGCAAGAGTAA
- the LOC133730232 gene encoding uncharacterized protein LOC133730232, giving the protein MKDLKVKNYLFQAIDRTIMETILDKETAKGIWDSMKQKYQGSTKVKRAQLQALRREFEILGMKEGEKVNEYFSRTLTIANKMKAHGERMEQLVIIEKILRSMTSKYDYVVCSIEESNNLTTMTIDELQRSLLVHEQRMIGHSSGSGEEQVLKVALED; this is encoded by the coding sequence ATGAAGGATTTGAAGGTCAAAAATTACCTATTTCAGGCTATTGACCGCACTATTATGGAGACCATCTTGGATAAGGAGACTGCAAAAGGGATCTGGGACTCCATGAAGCAGAAATACCAGGGATCAACGAAGGTCAAAAGGGCGCAATTGCAAGCACTCAGAAGAGAGTTTGAGATTCTGGGAATGAAGGAGGGTGAAAAGGTGAATGAGTACTTTTCTCGTACACTCACCATTGCCAACAAAATGAAGGCACATGGTGAGAGAATGGAGCAATTGGTCATCATTGAGAAGATATTGAGGTCGATGACTTCCAAGTATGATTATGTCGTGTGCTCTATTGAGGAATCTAACAACCTCACAACCATGACAATAGACGAGCTGCAAAGAAGTCTCTTGGTGCATGAACAACGCATGATTGGACATAGCAGTGGCAGTGGAGAAGAACAGGTGTTGAAGGTGGCTCTTGAAGATTAA
- the LOC133734039 gene encoding F-box/kelch-repeat protein At3g06240-like: protein MGSCNGLVLVGKRCVGGYENLSIWNPSTGFFRKIPSPSFQVKSIQSTDEEYLYFVNYGFGHEIASDDYKLVFILCALGHLVEVHTFSLRANIWKAITDPHLSRAGWDSGRGTFSNGAIHRVIHCRIESSDPVIYAFDLAEEEFRQVPLPPVLWQNDEDRNPTQITTLVHLGGYLCIWSRKLFHSGKGEVWAMTEYGVPESWVKLFNFRLRDLPDIFASLYSTWDLCFITESGTVVIRRRKELLWFECHNEENPICSRRYRLEEVHPEVPGCSFHFHATAYDETLLSVAE from the coding sequence ATGGGCTCCTGCAATGGTTTGGTACTTGTAGGCAAACGTTGTGTTGGTGGCTACGAAAACTTGTCTATCTGGAACCCATCGACTGGATTCTTCCGCAAGATACCTAGTCCAAGTTTCCAGGTGAAGTCAATACAATCAACCGATGAAGAGTACCTGTACTTTGTAAATTATGGTTTTGGTCATGAGATAGCCAGTGACGACTACAAACTTGTTTTCATATTATGTGCCCTCGGTCATCTGGTGGAAGTCCATACCTTCTCTCTGAGAGCCAACATTTGGAAAGCTATTACAGATCCTCACTTGTCAAGGGCGGGCTGGGACAGTGGACGGGGGACTTTTTCAAATGGAGCAATTCACAGGGTCATTCACTGCAGAATTGAGAGTTCTGACCCAGTTATCTATGCGTTTGACTTGGCAGAGGAGGAGTTTCGGCAAGTGCCATTGCCGCCTGTTTTGTGGCAAAATGACGAAGACAGGAATCCGACCCAGATAACTACTTTGGTTCATTTAGGAGGATACCTTTGCATATGGTCTCGGAAGCTCTTTCATTCCGGGAAAGGTGAAGTTTGGGCGATGACAGAGTATGGGGTGCCTGAATCTTGGGTTAAACTCTTTAATTTTAGACTACGAGATTTACCAGATATCTTTGCTTCATTATACAGTACATGGGATCTGTGTTTCATTACAGAAAGCGGTACAGTGGTGATTAGACGGCGTAAGGAGTTGTTATGGTTTGAATGCCATAATGAAGAGAATCCGATCTGCAGCCGACGGTATAGGCTTGAGGAGGTACACCCTGAGGTGCCCGGGTGTTCATTTCATTTTCATGCAACCGCATATGATGAAACGTTACTTTCTGTAGCTGAATGA